A segment of the bacterium genome:
GTAGAGGACCAGCAGGACGGCGGCGCCGGCGAAGCCCCACTCCTCCGCATACACGGAGAAGATGAAGTCGGTGTGCTGCTCGGGGAGGAACTTGAGCTGATTCTGCGTGCCCTTCAGGTACCCCTTGCCGTAGACCTGGCCGGAGCCGATCGCGATCTGCGACTGCAGCGCGTGGTATCCCGAGCCGAGCCGATCCGCCTGCGGGTTGATGAAGTTGTCGAGCCGCTTCTGCTGGTACGGCTTCAGGTGATGGTAGCCGTAGGGCAGCAGGGGCCCGATCACCAGCGCGGCAATCACCAGCAGGCGCACCGGGAAGCCGGCGATCATCAGGACCGTGAACGCGCCCATGCCGAGCGCGATCGCGGTTCCCAGATCGGGCTGCTTGAGGATCAGCAACATCGGCACGACGATCAACAGCCCCGGCCCGATCAGGCGCCGGATCGTCAGGCGGCGCTCGCCGGCCCAGCGGTGGAGGATGTGGGCGAGCAGCAGCACCAACCCCACCTTCATGAACTCGGAGGGCTGGAGGGCGACGGCGCCGACGCCCAGCCAGCGCCGCGCGCCGCCGCCGCTGACGCCCATCACCAGCACCAGCGCCAGCGCCAGCAGCAGGAGGCCGTAGATCGGGTACGCGTACCGGTTCAGGGTCCGGTAGTCGATGCTGATCGCCAGCACCATGCCGATCAGGCCGAGGCCCGCCCAGGTCGCCTGGCGCACGACGTAGGCACTCACCAGGTGACCATCGTGGAAGGTGGCGCTGAGGATGGTCAGCAGGCCGACCCCGGTCACCAGCAGCGCCAGCACCAGCAGCGGCCACTCGATGTGGGCCAGGAGGCGGCGGTCAATTCTGAGCAACGCGCACCCCCGTTCGCTCCTCCTGGAGGCGGAAGTAGGCCTTCAGCACCTCCTTGGCGATCGGCGCCGCGACGGCGCCGCCGCCGCCGTCGGCGTGCTCGACCAGCGTCGCGATGGCGATCGTCGGCTCCTCGGCGGGCGCGAAGGCGACGAACCACGCGTGATCGCGCTGGTTCCACTTCATCTGGCTCGCCTTGAGCCGGGTGCGGCCGATGGTGACCACCTGCGAGGTGCCGGTCTTGCCGCCGACCGCGATGTCGGGCAGCTTCGCGTTCTTGCCGGTGCCGCGACTGACCACGTCCACCAGCGCCTCCTGCACCTGCTTCAGCACGGTGTCCCGCACCTCCAGCTTGGCGGCGACGCGCGGCGGGATCTCCCGCACCAGCGAGCCGTCGATCGCCTCCACCCGCTGCACCAGACGCGGCTGGTAGCGCACGCCGGTGGCGATGGTCGCCACCGCTTCCGCCATCTGCAGCGGCGTCGCCGTCACCGCGCCCTGGCCGATCGCCACCGACAGCGTCTCACCCTTCTGCCAGGGCTGTTTGAATCGCTGCTTCTTCCACGCCGAGTCCGGCATCAGGCCCGAGCGCTCGTTGCCGATCTCGATGCCGGTCGGCGCCCCGAGCCCGAACTCGCGCGCGTACCGGGCGATGGTGTCGACGCCGAGTCGCGAGCCCACCTGGTAGAAGAAGACGTCGCAGGACCCCACCAGGGCGTCGTGCACGTTCACCGAGCCGTGCCCGCCGTGTTTCCAGCAGCGGAACGTGTGGTTGCCGAAGGCGAGATAGCCGGGGCAGCCGATGCGGGTGAACGGGTTGACGATCCCCTCCTCGAGCGCCGCCGCGGCGACGATGATCTTGAACGTCGAGCCGGGCGGATACTGTCCCTGGGTGGCGCGGGCGTTCAGCGGATGCCGCGGGTGGGTGGTGAGCTCGCGCCACAGGGCCGGCTTGATGCCGCCGGTGAAGGCGTTGGGATCGAAGGACGGCTCGCTCACCATGGCCAGGACGTCGCCGTTGCGCGGGTCGAGCGCGACGACGGCGCCCGCATTGTCGCCCAGCGCCCGTTCGGCGGCCTCCTGCAGCGCCAGGTCGACCGACAGCACCAGGGTGTGCCCGGGCACCGCCTCGGCCTCGTCGAGCACCCGCAGCTCGCGGCCGAGCGCGTCCACCTCGATCTGCTGGCCGCCCTCCACGCCGCGCAGATCCGCCTCCCACTGCCGCTCGAGCCCGGCTTTGCCGACGACGTCGCCGGGGCGGTAGTTGGGATGGCGCTCGACCTCCTCCTGGGTCACCTCGCCGACGTAGCCCAGGACGTGCGCCAGCGACGGTCCGTGCGGATAGACCCGACTCGGGGTCACGCGCAGCGAGACGCCCGGCAGCTCGACCTGATGGGTCTCGATCGCCGCCACTTCGTCGTAGGCGAGGTTGCGCTTGATCGTCACCTCCTGGAACGCCGGCCGGCCGGCGGCGCGATCCAGGGCGGCCTGCGTCTCGGCGGTGGTCTGGCCGAGGAAGGGCGCCAGCGTCTCGACCACCGACGGCAGGTCGCGGGCGTCCTCGGGCACCAGCACGGCATCGAACGACGCCTGGCTGTCGATCACCACCGCGCCGTAGCGGTCGACCACCCGGCCGCGCGTCGCCGGGTCGCGGCGCAGACGGATGCGGTTGTTCTCCGACAGCGCGGCCATCTCCTCGCCGTGCAGCACCTGCAGGTGCCACAATCGCGCGCCGAGGAGCAGCACGACGACGACCGCGAAGGTCATCGCCAGGCTGACCCGCCGGCGAACGACGGGCGAGACCTCGTGGACGCCGAACATCGCTCAGGCGGCCTCGCGCGGGTCGCTCATGCGCATCCCGGCGAGCAGCGCGAACACCGGGGGCGCCACCGCCGCCGCCAACGTGGCGCTGATCAGCGCCTGGCCGAACACGGGCCCCCAGTCGTCGCCGATCGTCCCGAACACGATCGACACCGCCAGGACCGCCACCGTCTTCACCCACGAGGCGAGAAACACCAGTACGACCTTGGAAATGACGTTGTCCACCCAGAGGCTGCGGCAGGTCAAGTACACGAGCACGTAGACCACCACCATGCCGAAGGCGTTGAGGCCGACGGCGCCGCCGCCCACCGCGTCCTGCACGTAGCCGAGCAGGAAGGCGCCGATCACCCCGCCCACCGTGTGGCGGTGCAGGCCGAGGAAGACGCACACCGCGAGCAGGACATCCGGGGCGATCTGAAAGCGGGTCGGGAGGGCGTGGATCAACGTCGTCTGCAGCAACACCCCGAACCCCGCGACCAGCGCGATCGCGGCCACCGCCCGCATTACGCCGGCGGCTCCTCGGACACCGGCGCCGGCGACACCAGCATCACCTCCTCCACCTGATCGAGCTCGGCGCTCGGGTGGACGGTCGCCGACTGCAGCAGGCCGCGGTGGCGCCGGCCGACCTCGACGACCTCGCCGATGGTCATGCCCTTGGGGAAGACGCCGTCGAGGCCGGAGGTCAGCACGCGGTCACCGATCTTCACGTCGGCATCGCGGTTCAGGTAGTTCATGTAGCAGTCGCCGTCGCTGCCGCCCTGGACGACGCCGCGGGCGCGGGTGCGATCGACGATCGCGTCGATGCCGCTGTTGTGGTCGGTGAGCAGCGCCACCCGCGACACCGTGTGGCTGACCTCGACGACCCGGCCGACCACGCCGTCCCTCGCCACCACCGCCATGCCCCGGGTGACGCCGTCGCGGCTGCCGCGGTCGATGGTCAGCGTCGTCGACAGCGGACCCGGATCGCGGGCGATGACCCGCGCGCCGTACGCGGTCGACGGCAGTTGGGCGCGGAACCCGAGCAGCGCCTGGAGCCGCTGGTTCTCGCGCTCCATCTCCGCGAGGCGCGACAACTGGCTCTCCAGCGCCGCCACGCGGACCCGCAGCTCGTCGGCTTCGCGGCGGGCGTTGACGACGTCGATGTAGCCCGCCCAGAGCTGCCCGGTGCCCCGACCGATCCAACTGAACACGACCTGGAACGGCGCCAGCGCGTCGAGCAACAGGCGGCCAACCGGATCGCGGCGCTCGGCGCGGACGCTGACCGAGACGAGAAGCAGGGAGCAGACGAGCAGGCTGGCCGACGCGACGAGGACGCGGTTGCGGCGCAGAAACTCCATTTCACTGGATCGTGACGTCCTTCAGCAACGTCAGCTCATCCAGCACCTTGCCGGCCCCCATCACCACCGCGGTCAACGGATCCTCGGCGAGATGGACGGGCAGCCCCGTCTCCTCGCGCAGCAGCACGTCGAGATTGCGCAGCAGCGCCCCACCGCCGGCCAGGGTGATGCCCTTGTCGACGATGTCGGACGCCAGCTCGGGCGGCGTGCGCTCGAGGCCGATGCGCACCGCGTCGACGATCTGGCTGATCGGCTCGAGCAGGGAATCGCGAATCTCCTCGTCGGAGACCTCCACCGTCTTCGGCACCCCGGCCACCAGGTCGCGGCCCTTGATCTCCATGGTCTGGATCTCGTTGCCCGGATAGGCGGAGCCGATCGTCAGCTTGATCAGCTCGGCGGTGCGCTCGCCGACCAGCAGGTTGTACTTGCGCTTGATGTACTGGACGATCGCCTCGTCCATCTTGTCGCCGCCGACGCGCACCGACTTCGAGAAGACGATGCCCTTGAGCGAGATCACCGCGACCTCGGTGGTGCCGCCGCCGATGTCGACGATCATGTTGCCGGTCGGTTCGGTGATCGGCAGCCCGGCGCCGATCGCCGCCGCCATCGGCTCCTCCATGAGGTAGACCTCACGGGCGCCGGCGGCCTCGGCCGATTCCTTCACCGCCCGCTTCTCCACCTCGGTGACGCCGAAGGGAACGCAGATCACGATGCGCGGCCGCACCAGGGTGCGGCGGTTGTGGATCTTGTGGATGAAGTAGCTGAGCATCGCCTCGGTGATGTCGAAGTCGGCGATGACGCCGTCCTTCAGCGGCCGGATGGCGACGATCGAGCCGGGGGTGCGGCCCAGCATCTTCTTCGCTT
Coding sequences within it:
- the rodA gene encoding rod shape-determining protein RodA; translated protein: MLRIDRRLLAHIEWPLLVLALLVTGVGLLTILSATFHDGHLVSAYVVRQATWAGLGLIGMVLAISIDYRTLNRYAYPIYGLLLLALALVLVMGVSGGGARRWLGVGAVALQPSEFMKVGLVLLLAHILHRWAGERRLTIRRLIGPGLLIVVPMLLILKQPDLGTAIALGMGAFTVLMIAGFPVRLLVIAALVIGPLLPYGYHHLKPYQQKRLDNFINPQADRLGSGYHALQSQIAIGSGQVYGKGYLKGTQNQLKFLPEQHTDFIFSVYAEEWGFAGAAVLLVLYLALVLRGASIAFRARDNLGALLAAGLTGTIFWQAVINVGMTSGALPVVGITLPFLSYGGSSMLALLLSVGLLMNISMRRHTF
- the mrdA gene encoding penicillin-binding protein 2, with protein sequence MFGVHEVSPVVRRRVSLAMTFAVVVVLLLGARLWHLQVLHGEEMAALSENNRIRLRRDPATRGRVVDRYGAVVIDSQASFDAVLVPEDARDLPSVVETLAPFLGQTTAETQAALDRAAGRPAFQEVTIKRNLAYDEVAAIETHQVELPGVSLRVTPSRVYPHGPSLAHVLGYVGEVTQEEVERHPNYRPGDVVGKAGLERQWEADLRGVEGGQQIEVDALGRELRVLDEAEAVPGHTLVLSVDLALQEAAERALGDNAGAVVALDPRNGDVLAMVSEPSFDPNAFTGGIKPALWRELTTHPRHPLNARATQGQYPPGSTFKIIVAAAALEEGIVNPFTRIGCPGYLAFGNHTFRCWKHGGHGSVNVHDALVGSCDVFFYQVGSRLGVDTIARYAREFGLGAPTGIEIGNERSGLMPDSAWKKQRFKQPWQKGETLSVAIGQGAVTATPLQMAEAVATIATGVRYQPRLVQRVEAIDGSLVREIPPRVAAKLEVRDTVLKQVQEALVDVVSRGTGKNAKLPDIAVGGKTGTSQVVTIGRTRLKASQMKWNQRDHAWFVAFAPAEEPTIAIATLVEHADGGGGAVAAPIAKEVLKAYFRLQEERTGVRVAQN
- the mreD gene encoding rod shape-determining protein MreD, producing MRAVAAIALVAGFGVLLQTTLIHALPTRFQIAPDVLLAVCVFLGLHRHTVGGVIGAFLLGYVQDAVGGGAVGLNAFGMVVVYVLVYLTCRSLWVDNVISKVVLVFLASWVKTVAVLAVSIVFGTIGDDWGPVFGQALISATLAAAVAPPVFALLAGMRMSDPREAA
- the mreC gene encoding rod shape-determining protein MreC, whose protein sequence is MEFLRRNRVLVASASLLVCSLLLVSVSVRAERRDPVGRLLLDALAPFQVVFSWIGRGTGQLWAGYIDVVNARREADELRVRVAALESQLSRLAEMERENQRLQALLGFRAQLPSTAYGARVIARDPGPLSTTLTIDRGSRDGVTRGMAVVARDGVVGRVVEVSHTVSRVALLTDHNSGIDAIVDRTRARGVVQGGSDGDCYMNYLNRDADVKIGDRVLTSGLDGVFPKGMTIGEVVEVGRRHRGLLQSATVHPSAELDQVEEVMLVSPAPVSEEPPA
- a CDS encoding rod shape-determining protein → MFSNDLAIDLGTANTLIYVKGEGIVCNEPSVVAVQKDARGGRRVLSVGAEAKKMLGRTPGSIVAIRPLKDGVIADFDITEAMLSYFIHKIHNRRTLVRPRIVICVPFGVTEVEKRAVKESAEAAGAREVYLMEEPMAAAIGAGLPITEPTGNMIVDIGGGTTEVAVISLKGIVFSKSVRVGGDKMDEAIVQYIKRKYNLLVGERTAELIKLTIGSAYPGNEIQTMEIKGRDLVAGVPKTVEVSDEEIRDSLLEPISQIVDAVRIGLERTPPELASDIVDKGITLAGGGALLRNLDVLLREETGLPVHLAEDPLTAVVMGAGKVLDELTLLKDVTIQ